The genome window CCGCAGGACGCGGCGCGGCGCGGGCTGCGCGATGGCGAGCTGGTGCGCATCGTCAGCAAGCGCGGCAGCCTGGTGTTGCCGCTTGAAGCGTGCGAGGAGATGCGCTCGGGCGATGTATTCGCGGCAATGCACTGGAGCGCGCAGTTCCTGGACAGCGGCGGCATCAACGAACTGAGCCTGGGCACGGTGGATGCACGCTCGCAACAACCCGAGCTCAAGCACGCCGCGGTGCGCGTGGAGAAGGCCGAATTCGGCTGGCATCTGCTGCTGGCGCGGCGCGGCGATGCGCTCGCGCTGCAGGCCGCAGCGCAGCCGTGGCTGCGCGACTTCGGCTATGCCGCGCTGAGTCTGCAGGCCGAGGCCGGCGAACCGGAGCAGGCGTGGCTGGTGCTGCGCGCCGCAGCCGGGCAGGCGCCGGCGCCCGCGCAGCTGGAAGCGCTGGCCGCGGCGCTGGCGCTGGCCGGTGGCAATGCCGACACGCTCGAATACCGCGACGCGCGCCGCGGCCTGCTCAAGCGCGTGGCCTGGCGCGGCGCCGCACCGGTCAGTCATCTCGATGGCCTGTTGCTGGCCGGCGCGCAGCGCGATGCCGGCGGCGAGACATTGCTCGAGCATGCATTGAGTGGCGAAGCCTGGCGCGGCGCGCGGCTGGCGGTATTCGCGCAGGCCGGCGGCGCGGCGCGCGATCCGGTGGTGTGCCAGTGCACCCAGGTGCGTGAATCGGCGATCCGCGCCGAAGCCGCGCGCGGCATGGCGCCTGCCGAGATCCGCGCGCGGCTGGGCTGCGGCAGCGTGTGCGGCTCGTGCATGCCGCAGGTGCTGCGGCTGTGCGCTACGGCGGCAAGCGCTTGAGCGGTCGCGGCTTGAACGCGGTCCTGGTGTGCGCTGCGGATGCCGCGACGAACGCCGCATGCGCCCGCCGCCTGGGCCACGCCAGCGGCAGGGCGCGGCGACAGCGCGTGTGGCGGGTGCGGACAGATGGCGTTGCGGATGCGCGCAGCGGTGCACAGGCAGCTGCGATGTCCTGGGTGTTGTTCCTTCTTTCTTGGCGGAGTCTGCGATGAACGATGCAAGCGTGTGCGGTATGCATGGCGGCGGCGCAGTGGTGTTGCTGTCGGCCGGTCCTGGCGACCTGGAACTGCTGACGCTGAAGGCGGTCAAGGCGCTGGCCGCGGCGCAGGTGCTGTTGCTCGACGATCTGGTCAATCCCGACATCGTGCAGTTCGCGCCGCAGGCGCGGGTGATCCGGGTCGGCAAGCGCGGCGGCTGCCGTTCCACGCCGCAGGATTTCATCTGCCGGCTGATGCGGCGCTATGCGCTGCAGGGCGCCAATGTGGTGCGCGCCAAGGGCGGGGAAGCGCTGTTGTTCGGCCGCGCCGGCGAGGAGATCGCGTTCCTGCGCGCGTCGGGCGTGCAGGTGCGCATCGTCAATGGCGTCAGCGCCGGGTTCGCGGCGGCGGCCGGGCTGGGCATGTCGCTGACCCATCGCGACCATTGCCACGGCATCACCTTCGTCACCGCGCACACCCAGGACCATGGCGAGCCGGACTGGGCAGCGCTGTGCGCCACCCGCACCACGCTGGCGATCTACATGGGCATGGGCCGTATCGCCGCGCTGACGGCTGCCTTGCTGCGGCACCTGCCCGGCGCTACGCCGGCCGCGGTGGTGCAGTCGGCGAGCCTGCCGCAGCAGGCGCAGGTGCTGACCACGCTCGAGCGCCTGGCGGCCGATGTGGAAGGCCTGGGCATCGGCGCGCCCGGGGTGATCCTGATCGGCGGCGCGGTCGGCGAGGCGCAGGTGCAGGCGTTCTCGCAGTCGCATGCAATGCAGGCGATAGCGTGATTGCTTGGAAGAGCAATATCAGCCGCGACGGGCTTCATCGGTAAAGCCCGTCGCGACTGATGGCCCGAGGCCACCCAGAGTCGCTCCCACAAACGACAGCATCGGCATCGGAAGTTCGCCAGCGCTCCCTGTAGGAGCGGCTTCAGCCGCGACGAGCGAAGTGGTGAATGTTCCGAACTGGCATGCAGTTGGGACGGACGTCCCTCCCACAAGAGGCCTCGCAGCTCCACAGCGCCGGTGCAATCCTTGTGGGAGCGGCCCCGGCCATCGAATCTGGGCCGCTGTCTGTGGCAGCCGCGCGTTACTCCGCCGGTGCCGGCGGCGCCGCATTCTGGTGCTGCGCGGCGGCGACCTTGC of Xanthomonas translucens pv. cerealis contains these proteins:
- the cobA gene encoding uroporphyrinogen-III C-methyltransferase, with translation MVLLSAGPGDLELLTLKAVKALAAAQVLLLDDLVNPDIVQFAPQARVIRVGKRGGCRSTPQDFICRLMRRYALQGANVVRAKGGEALLFGRAGEEIAFLRASGVQVRIVNGVSAGFAAAAGLGMSLTHRDHCHGITFVTAHTQDHGEPDWAALCATRTTLAIYMGMGRIAALTAALLRHLPGATPAAVVQSASLPQQAQVLTTLERLAADVEGLGIGAPGVILIGGAVGEAQVQAFSQSHAMQAIA